Within Mytilus edulis chromosome 10, xbMytEdul2.2, whole genome shotgun sequence, the genomic segment TCATATAATCCAGGtattaaatattctgaaaaagatcatcaattaaaaacaaatcttgtaaatcaaacgatatttgtaaatcaaaaagagaactttaaaacatcttttcctgatttatttcaaaactatcaAAACCCATCAATACACACTAACGAACCATGGAATACATGGATTCATTCTTCATTTGATTGGTGGCAATGTCAATTAAACTTTGCAGTATGGTGTGCAAGTACAGGATGTGGGATTTCTTATAATGATCATATACAAAATACTTCAAATCTTACAAAgtctttttatatgtttcatttatattattgcaTTGCAAGAATGTTAAAAGAACTTAAATCACCTTTACCAACAGATTCTTCTTTCTGTTATTACAAGAACCCATATGACAAAGCTGCATACCAGAAATTATGTGATGAATTTAATATTTCTCCAAATACAGATTGGAGACAAAAACTAGAATCATCATGTCAAGGATTAGGAAGTTTTGAGCAATATTATAAACCAAGTGGTGAATATAGACAAAATCATAAAAAGGATGGTCCATTCTTTAATATTCGTGATACAATTTATCATGAAAAAGATATAAGTATGGCTTGGACAACATTTATTTTAGATAAATCAGAAGGTTTTACACGAGCAGGTATTGAACGTATTAATGAAAGTATTAAAATTTACGTATGGGCTTTGTTGGGTGCTCAAtctcaaacaaaaacagaaattttaaaagtagGAACAGGATTTGATGCACAAAAACAATTCTTAGCAAATGTACAAGATGTTATTAATAGTCCTATTGATTTACCCACTCagatatcaaattatcaaaatgttttaaaatacgcAAGAAGTAAAGTTGATTATGCTTATGGACTTGGTTTATATATGTCTCCCAGTGATATGGTTTTACAAATTGGAAGTATTGTtggttataataataaaattataattgcaacagaaaatcaaacacTTGGGTTAAatgatgatttaaataataaaaattttgatcatgttgattttaaACCAAAAGAACCTGTAAAACCACAAGAACCTATAAAACCTGAAGAGCCTAAAGAACCAAAAatagatccaataaaaaaaattgaacatgaaGATCATGAAGATAATAAACAAGCAATAATATTTGTAAGTATTGTAATAGGATTtacagcactttattttttcaaataatctcTAGCAGCAGTAAACAATAAACTAACAACTAAAATAAGCAATGCCCATAAGTTGTTTGCAAACCAATTTACTACGTCTTTTGTTGCAGACAATAACCAAGAAACAATAGAACCTATAATACCTGGTAATGCAGCTGCTAATTTTCCTGCAAGAAAAGATAATAATTTTCcaagattttttaattgtttttttatccaGTCTTGTACACCACCACCTTTTGATGGAGGAGAAGGAGAAGGAGAAGGAGAACCAGTAAATGCCTCAACAATAACACCAATAATCATTCCAAAAGCAGTTAAAACACTAACTATTGTTATTCCTTGTTCTCTGAATAATGTTCTTATTCTTTCACCTAATGTTTTGTCTTCGTTtaacattttatgtattgtttgtttaaatctgTTCACTTGACTACGTAGTTtctctttattaatattaattacttCTAGTCTTGCACTTCTCTCAGATTCTAACTCTCTTATTCGACTACTTATTCTATCTATTTGAAATTCATCATTGTCTTCTTTAGCTtgttctaatttggcattttctTTTGCTAAGTCTTTATTTGTTTCATTCAGTTTTGTTAATTCATTTGCAATCTCTTCTTTTACTGATGTCATTGCACTGATTATACCATCCATCTCTCTTTTTGTCATATATGTTTGTGTTTCTTCATTTATGAAATATGTTCCTTGTTCAATAAATGAAGTTTCTATTTCTTTCACATGTGTTTCTTCATTACTTGCTATTTCTAATAATTCTTGTCCTTCTTGTTGTGTAGATATTTCTTGTAATGGAATTTCTATATTATCGAGTTCACGAATTGgtgcttttatctttttttgaaaatcttGAAACACTGATCTACCTTCTTTTAAATAATCAGATATTTTATAATCATCTACACCTAAAATATCCCTGACAAAATTAACACCGTATTCTTTTTGAAGAGTactaaatttataaaactttaatactcCTTTTTTAAAATACGTTAATGCAATATTATTACCCTTTTCATCTTTTACATATAAGATTTGTCTTTCATTATGATCTTCCCTAACAAAAAAACCTACTTCATTACGTGTAgtttcaccattttttttataaaattgtttaatcattttttttgtagtttctttttCACGAATTTTAGCTTCATTTTCTGATAAATCTCTTGATTTTTCAAAttccttatttatattattttgaaactcTTCATCATCTTGAAAAGacgtttcttcttcttcttcttcatcataatcattatttttaaaCTCAGGATTATCAAACTCATAACCTCCTTCAGCCATTTTATTCATCTAAAATATTagataataaacaataaaaagaacctgttaaaaacaacttaagataaaaataattaaattttttatttaacattatttttacattttttactaatttttcttttgtttcttcatccatttatttaattaaaaattgattCATAGTTTGGTGGATTTCCCACGTTCACATAGTGGTGATTTTCAACtaaagttattttgtttataaaaattatagattttccatttttttttttatttcatttcttactctattttctgtttcttctataattttttttctttcatcttcTGGTAaactttttgaagtttttaaatttgccatttttaaattttttttcatctcATTAAATTTTTCTAGTTcttctaaaataagtttaaattcttCTTCACTTATTTTATTGTCAGTTAAAGATCTAGAAATTAAATCTTTAATACTATTTAATTTACACTCTgctaaagtttttatttcataatgTTTTTTAGCTTTTGAAGTAAGCTTTCttcttattaattttattacaccCCCAACACTACCGCATGCGACTGCTGTAATCTGTAAAGGTAATAAAATAGGAATAGCAATACCTATACCTGCAGAAATAACTGATGCTGAAATTAAAGTTGTATCTATTCCATCTGTAAAGTTTACtcctcttttatattttttatataaagaatttcttttgtctctttcattttttaaagaattttctatttctgaaattttttgtAATCTATAGTTTTGTCCATCTTCTATAGGTAATTCTGGATATAAATCAGGAGCTGTaggttgtttcattttttaaagtaaaaattgatttttttatttttctcttaaaTCCCACAGAATTCTTTCTCTGCCTGTTATCCCGGGTTTTTTTTGGGAGTaagaaaatttggtgttttttggggtgtttttttgcttttttttttttacttttttttttatgaaaatttagggctcttttacttgaaatgagggtaattttttgggggtcaaatttttttttttggaggggggtgCTGGAGTCGTTCAAGTACTATACTACTCCCCTTAGGGGAAAAaatgagttttataaaaaaaaaccaggattAAGGTTTTGGTGTGCTCTTtacaaaaaattttttttattttttttatggggggtataaatacaaagtgtgttttttttcttcttaattttgaagttaaaaatcacacaaaaaatgttggtaaaatttttattttggatgtaaaaagggttttttttctttaaaatgggggggtcaaaaattgaagataattttttgtttgtggGGGGGGGCTAAAGGAGTGGTATATTGTGTGGCAATAGGGCAAtaggtccgttaacatgttaacaacacctcgattttgacaaaaacagttaacaacaaatgcaaaaatgctgataatAAAAGTGGGTGGAAAAAAGTTAACAGTTTAAATGTATCTCAGTAAGCAGTTAACAACGCCTTGAAAAAGGCCAACATAAAAAGGTATTGTCCCCACCCCCTTCTGTGTAATAGAAGCTGTCCGAAATGAAGGTCGgggaatttggactgccactggaaaaccGATGGTAAATTAGATTTGTTCATTGTAAAAGGCCATCTACAGACCTCTAAGTTTGTCTTAAAGGCAACcataccacacctccttattTCACATAATCATAAATAATCGGTCCATATGTAACTGTAAGTATAATTCACGGATACTGTAAGTAACAGGTCAACTGTATGTATATGATGATTGAGAGATGTCCATGGTAGGGATCATCGTTTAGTTTATGCAACAATTACAAGACACTGTTCATCTAAATTAAATCATGCTCATTAAAGCAGAAATGTTTCTACGAGAGCACTTTAGATTTAGTAAAGGAAATTTTGGTATCGATGAGTCTCTTTGTAATGCATGTATACAAAATTACCTGGAGATAAAGAACTGGAAATATTGTAGTTCTAGATTGCTCTGAAGGCTTAAAGTCggtgtttatttaaaaaaaaaaattgggggggatTGGGTTGATCCATAGAGAAAACATTGAAATGCTGTAGACCATACATGGGGCAGTAAGTTCATGTTTCAAAACTTAATAAACCTAGCAGATTAATAGCAATATTACTTCACAGAAAATGGAGTGTTGAGCAGAATGCACcaattttgttttgtcatttatgCTACTCAAAAGGtgaataaaatgtaaacttttggaGAACAAATAAATAAGggaatgcatgttttttttaaatttgagttcaTTATATgcttttgagtttagtatgacgtccatttacactaaactagtacacatttttgtttaggggccagctgaagtttGCCTCCAGGTGCAATATTTTCTTGCTGTGTTTAAGACCGGTTGCCGGCCTTTAgtagttgtttttttaaatttgttaactCTTTAGTGGGAtgtgtccctttgacacattctcaattttatgttgtaAAGTTATACTGTGTGACAAAGGATCTTTATCAATTAAGAGACAGCATCTTGCTGCCACAAGTTTGGAAAGGCAGTTTGCATATTAATATTTAGTTGAATTGCATTCTTCTGGCATGCCTCCCATCAGACCTCTATTTTTTCTCCGCCTTCTTGCTCTAATAGACAACAGttcttttttattcatgtttCTAAGAACAAAGACAGAGACTTAATTGCAAGTAGTTTAATATAAATGTTGCAGTTACCTGTGATAGAAAGTGCATGAccaaaacagtggcggatccagaaaatttcataagtgggggaccactgactgcctaagaggggccccgATTTCGTCacgctttagtgattccctatataagcaaccattttttttcttaaaatagggggggggggggcctgccccccccccctaaatctgcctctgcaAAGAAGCagagttacaaaatattatacattATCTTACCTcttatacatttctaggaatatgattggttaaaatcgaccccgtggagaccgtgtatattcaatattaggttagtagggaggcggggcttaatTCAATACACAGTAAGTAGTGAATTTACGACTTTggcactgtttgattatttaaaagtattgaaagttatgtttaatattgttatatcacggttgttgataataaatagttattgtttgcaatatttttttagtgCAGACCAATTAAAGAAgattcttaaaattgaacactttaacactttaatatagaaataaggagatgtgttatgatagcaaatgagacaactctagtcttaattcaacaaataaagatagttggtaagataaattcgttacatagtgtgttagtgacctaatatgatatatatggggtcagtaaattccatatggggtgagagcgaagcgaagttactatgtaactaatattatgtGTTCACACTATCTGAATCACTCTACTCAGCTCTTCATAAAATTGCAAATAACAGCTTTGAGACATCAAATATGTTAACCCTGCCTAAATAACTATGACCTGGACATATCACCTACGTCATAAATGCTAAACCAACGTTGATAAATTTGACCTAAAGTTATAAAGTCCTCCTCTATTTTGTTGGTGAAATAAAGAAACACACTTATTTCTATCATGCAAAATACACAAATACAATACGATATATTGATTAATAGATTTTCATCATATTCATAATGTAATGAAGCTTTTTGAACTTGACAAAAAGCTTCTTTTTGAACTTGACAAAAGCTTCATTGTGACTCgtaactgatattttacagtatcaatatgcagacaacctgataatccaTACATCATAAATAAgtccagtggcagatccagggggagggttccaccccccttttttttggacaatcaatgcatttgaatggggacatatagttggaacccccccttttaaaatggctggatctgacCCTGAAGTCTTGTATAAAGAAATTGCCAAAAATAATACTAGCCAACGTTTGAGAactattttattatttagtaaGTATTGATACGTCCTCTGAATGAATGATATTTTTACAATAACAAATACAGAATAACAatgatattttattacaaaaatagagCTTAGCATCTTCTCTGACCATCACACTGGGCTGTAGTTCTTGCAGGAGGATACAATGTTTTCTTAATGCTTGTGGTATTATACTTAAGTATTAATGTGAGCTTAAAAATTATCATCTTCCGACTTCAATCAAATGATCAATGC encodes:
- the LOC139492922 gene encoding uncharacterized protein: MKQPTAPDLYPELPIEDGQNYRLQKISEIENSLKNERDKRNSLYKKYKRGVNFTDGIDTTLISASVISAGIGIAIPILLPLQITAVACGSVGGVIKLIRRKLTSKAKKHYEIKTLAECKLNSIKDLISRSLTDNKISEEEFKLILEELEKFNEMKKNLKMANLKTSKSLPEDERKKIIEETENRMNKMAEGGYEFDNPEFKNNDYDEEEEEETSFQDDEEFQNNINKEFEKSRDLSENEAKIREKETTKKMIKQFYKKNGETTRNEVGFFVREDHNERQILYVKDEKGNNIALTYFKKGVLKFYKFSTLQKEYGVNFVRDILGVDDYKISDYLKEGRSVFQDFQKKIKAPIRELDNIEIPLQEISTQQEGQELLEIASNEETHVKEIETSFIEQGTYFINEETQTYMTKREMDGIISAMTSVKEEIANELTKLNETNKDLAKENAKLEQAKEDNDEFQIDRISSRIRELESERSARLEVININKEKLRSQVNRFKQTIHKMLNEDKTLGERIRTLFREQGITIVSVLTAFGMIIGVIVEAFTGSPSPSPSPPSKGGGVQDWIKKQLKNLGKLLSFLAGKLAAALPGIIGSIVSWLLSATKDVVNCC